A genomic stretch from Shewanella woodyi ATCC 51908 includes:
- a CDS encoding NADPH-dependent FMN reductase, protein MKLLALAASSSSKSINKQLATYAASLVEGADVEILDINDYEMPLFSQDREDELGHPELAQRFFAKIGEVDGIIISFAEHNGSYTAAYKNLFDWTSRIDQKVFQNKPMVLLSTSPGPGGANTVLTAAKGSAPHFAGDVKASLSIPSFFDNFDMEAGKLRNEELKQALYEAVNKL, encoded by the coding sequence ATGAAACTATTAGCCCTTGCTGCCAGCAGCAGCTCAAAATCTATCAATAAGCAACTTGCCACCTACGCAGCTTCACTCGTTGAAGGAGCCGACGTAGAGATACTCGATATTAATGATTATGAGATGCCACTTTTCAGTCAAGATAGGGAAGATGAGTTAGGTCACCCTGAGTTGGCACAGCGTTTTTTTGCAAAAATAGGCGAAGTTGATGGCATTATCATCTCATTTGCTGAGCACAATGGCTCGTACACGGCGGCTTACAAGAACCTGTTCGATTGGACCTCTCGTATCGATCAAAAAGTATTTCAAAACAAACCTATGGTACTACTTTCGACCTCCCCAGGACCCGGTGGCGCCAATACCGTATTAACGGCTGCAAAAGGTTCTGCGCCACACTTTGCTGGGGATGTTAAAGCGAGTTTATCTATCCCGAGTTTCTTTGATAACTTTGATATGGAAGCCGGTAAACTGCGTAATGAAGAGTTAAAGCAAGCTTTGTATGAAGCGGTGAATAAGCTTTAA
- a CDS encoding LysR family transcriptional regulator, giving the protein MTMNKLFDGVVIFTQVVKSGGFSAAAEALGHSTSYVSKEVNKLESRLGVRLLNRTTRSIGLTPEGQAYHQQCLQLVQDAEQAVQLITQHDVSPKGHLKISSPVGFANNYLRPILSQYMLNYPNVNLELDLNDRRVDVISEGYDLVIRASQNLDESSLICRKIYSCKAYTVATPEYLSKHGRPYHPQELAKHNCLCYSNLKLPTRWHYSDKQGKSFFVDVRQKVLCNSGEMEFAMTLDGLGICRLPEFYLQDTLETGKLEILFPQYPTTDIDVFVVYPSRKHLSPKVRAFIDLVVERLPNR; this is encoded by the coding sequence ATGACTATGAATAAGCTGTTTGATGGCGTAGTGATCTTCACCCAAGTGGTCAAAAGTGGTGGCTTTTCTGCGGCGGCTGAAGCCTTAGGCCATTCCACCTCTTACGTCAGCAAAGAGGTGAACAAGCTTGAAAGTCGCCTAGGGGTAAGACTGCTTAACCGAACAACACGCTCTATTGGATTAACCCCAGAGGGACAAGCCTACCATCAGCAATGCCTTCAACTTGTTCAGGACGCAGAACAAGCGGTTCAACTCATCACTCAACATGATGTCAGCCCAAAGGGGCACTTAAAAATCAGCAGTCCAGTGGGGTTTGCCAATAACTATCTGCGGCCTATATTGAGCCAATATATGCTGAATTATCCTAATGTAAATTTAGAGTTAGATCTTAATGATCGCCGTGTCGATGTGATAAGCGAAGGCTATGACTTAGTGATTCGAGCATCACAGAACTTAGATGAATCTAGCTTAATCTGCCGTAAAATATACTCTTGCAAAGCCTACACAGTAGCAACGCCAGAATACCTTTCCAAACATGGACGCCCCTATCACCCTCAGGAGTTAGCTAAACATAACTGCCTTTGTTACTCCAACCTAAAACTACCCACGCGTTGGCACTATAGCGACAAGCAAGGTAAGAGCTTTTTCGTCGATGTTAGACAAAAAGTTCTTTGTAATAGCGGTGAGATGGAGTTTGCAATGACCTTAGATGGTTTAGGGATCTGCCGCTTACCTGAGTTCTATCTGCAAGATACCCTAGAGACAGGCAAGCTTGAGATCCTCTTTCCCCAGTATCCAACGACAGACATAGATGTGTTTGTGGTTTACCCAAGTCGTAAGCACCTATCACCTAAGGTCAGGGCCTTTATCGATTTGGTCGTCGAGCGACTTCCAAACCGATGA
- a CDS encoding alpha/beta fold hydrolase yields the protein MRIDTIYRYMLLMLLVVASTETLSADSWLDKVKSGYKEVENKITTEFSLDDKTEELALAKPLPLDVPANWHYSYFNEPIFNSQMVILEDGVQHRKTIVLVHGLGELGMKDWFNLIPKLAEQYHVIAVDLPGFGLSGVPQGRYTPTNYAKVLNAVLNQYVDSPITLVGHSMGGAISLRFASMYPNSVDKLVLIDVAGVLEKTAFVKHISELPFDESLVPNMLKKTIAQVNDFGSSLVELGTLHDPASDFLHGNDVTWNALLSNSPNINAALSLVEEDFNSAVRNLTVDTSIIWGAKDTVAPIRTAKVLSANIESARLVIIENASHVPMKSHPQEFMVELQHALASKTVKESIVEKGKTDKSQGDLVCDNKANMTYSGNFDAIILNQCTNIKLKEVTATSLEANDSLVEVENLLLVSHRIALKADESVIRITNGVIKGDKAISLSGSRLDLAGVEIIGGEYTIYSDKHSQVVFSICKSESQQFSGLLHGVYELTETTLDELLYSSK from the coding sequence GTGCGGATAGATACTATTTATCGTTACATGTTATTGATGTTACTGGTTGTTGCCAGTACAGAAACTCTCTCTGCTGATTCTTGGCTGGATAAAGTGAAATCAGGTTATAAGGAGGTCGAAAATAAAATCACCACTGAGTTCTCTTTAGATGACAAAACGGAAGAGCTGGCACTCGCTAAGCCTCTGCCTTTGGATGTACCTGCCAACTGGCATTACTCCTATTTCAATGAGCCAATTTTTAATAGCCAAATGGTCATTTTAGAAGATGGTGTTCAACACAGAAAGACCATAGTTTTGGTTCATGGCCTTGGTGAGCTAGGAATGAAAGATTGGTTTAATCTAATTCCTAAATTAGCTGAGCAATATCATGTTATTGCAGTTGATCTGCCAGGCTTTGGTTTATCAGGTGTTCCCCAAGGGCGTTACACGCCAACAAATTATGCAAAAGTGCTTAATGCTGTTCTGAACCAATATGTAGACTCGCCTATCACTCTCGTTGGCCATTCGATGGGAGGCGCGATAAGCCTCAGGTTTGCATCCATGTATCCAAACAGTGTGGATAAGCTTGTGTTAATCGACGTTGCAGGAGTGCTTGAAAAAACGGCCTTTGTTAAACATATTAGCGAGCTTCCTTTTGATGAGTCATTGGTTCCGAATATGCTTAAAAAAACCATAGCGCAGGTTAATGACTTTGGCTCATCTCTGGTTGAGTTAGGCACCTTGCATGATCCTGCATCCGATTTCTTACACGGTAATGATGTGACTTGGAATGCATTGTTGTCGAACTCACCTAATATCAATGCTGCACTGAGTTTGGTTGAAGAGGATTTTAACTCGGCAGTAAGAAATTTAACTGTCGATACATCGATTATCTGGGGAGCGAAGGATACTGTTGCGCCTATAAGAACGGCAAAAGTTCTGTCTGCCAATATTGAAAGTGCACGCTTAGTAATCATCGAAAATGCCTCTCATGTACCAATGAAAAGTCATCCCCAAGAGTTTATGGTTGAATTGCAACACGCGCTTGCCTCAAAAACTGTTAAAGAGTCAATTGTGGAGAAAGGTAAAACAGATAAGAGCCAAGGAGATCTTGTTTGTGATAATAAAGCTAATATGACCTATAGCGGTAATTTTGATGCAATTATTTTAAATCAATGTACCAATATCAAGTTGAAAGAGGTGACTGCAACTAGTCTAGAGGCGAATGACTCCTTAGTTGAAGTTGAGAACCTTTTATTGGTGAGTCATCGTATTGCACTGAAGGCAGATGAATCCGTAATTCGTATTACTAATGGGGTCATTAAGGGGGATAAAGCGATCTCATTATCAGGTAGTCGACTCGACCTAGCCGGCGTTGAGATTATAGGAGGAGAATATACAATCTATTCAGATAAACACTCTCAAGTTGTATTCTCTATCTGTAAGAGCGAAAGTCAGCAATTCAGTGGACTTCTTCATGGAGTCTATGAGTTAACAGAAACAACACTTGATGAGTTACTGTATTCTAGTAAGTAG